The genomic segment GCTACGTGGTCGGCTGGCGGGTCGAACACCGCGAAAGCGCCGAGTTGGCCACCGACTTCATCGCTGCCGCCGTGGCGCGCAACGGCGGCAGGCCCCGCGTAGTGCACGCCGACCGGGGCCCCTCGATGACCTCCACCGACGTCGCCGCGTTGCTGGCCGACCTACAGATCACCCGCTCGCATTCGCGTCCCAAGGTGTCCAACGACAACCCCTACAGCGAGGCGGCGTTCAAGACGCTGAAGTACTGCCCGGCCTTTCCCGAGCGGTTCGGCGCTCTGGCTGATGCCCGCGCGTTCTGCGAGGCGTTCTTCACCCACTACAACCACGAACACCGCCATTCGGGGATCGGGCTGCACACCCCGGCCTCGGTCCACTTCGGCACCGCCGAACAGATCCGCGCCCAGCGCGTCGTCACTCTGGAGGCGGCCTACGCAGCCACACCGGACAGGTTTCACACGAAGCCGATCCCACCCCGGATCCCCACCAAGGCGTGGATCAACGACCCGGCCAAACGGGAGAAAATGACACAGATCGATTGAAACGACCGTGTCTCACCGAGCTTGACAAGTTCCGCTGCGCTTCCGAGCTTCCAAGGGGTCGAACCTCCCACGAACAGGACATCAACAGTCGTCCACGGCACCGTGAGATCGTCGAGCCCGTCTTGTGCAATGAGTAGGGCAGGATACCCAGCCGCCCGAATTGGCGGGAGCATCGGCGCGGAACGCACGAGGGTCTGGGCGGCATGCCCGACGATGTCGGGTACCGCTGCGAATAAGGCGTGGGGAGCGTGATGGGCACGAGCCGTCAGCCACGCCACGAACGCGGCGTCCCCGGGATAAGTGCCGGTGAAGCAGCCGTTATCGGCCCCCCAGGTCACTCTCTCGATGAGGGTGTTGCCTTGCGTCGGTGAGGCCATCATCTCCAGCAGCCCCTGGCGCATCGCCTCATGCACCGCGGCGGTAGAGGGATTAGCCAGATACCGCATGGCTCACCGCCATAAGGCGCACGATCAGCACGACGGCGACGGCCACCGCGCTGGCCCAGAACTTGCCCAGCAGCTGGCCGGGCGCGCCGGCCAGCACCGGCAACCCGGCGATGACCAAGAACAGCGCCGTGTCGACAATCGAGCCGAGCAGATTGGAGACCAGCACCGCGCGTACCCACCCGCGCCGCCGCAGCGGGACATAGATGAGCATGTCGGCGGTCTCGGCTACCAGGAAAGCCACCCCGGAAGTGAGCGCCAGCCGGGGAGTGGTGACCACCGCGCTGAGGATGGTGCCGCCGATGATGGCCAGCACTACCATCGGGCGACCGCCGATGTCATGCGCTACGTCGCGCATCAGCAGCGTCGCGCCCGCGGCATAGGTGCCCGCGGTGGCGGTCAGGCCCAGGCCCATGGGGAGCGGCCCGAACTGGGCGGTCAGCTGATTGGCGGCCACGATGGTGGCTAAGTAGGCCGCCACCACAGCAAAACGAACGATCATGAACGTTTCCCTTCCGCGCGGGAAGGGGTGATGGCTTCGGGCGCCAACTGCTCTGTGTGCCCTTCCCGGCGAGTGCCGGGCGGGCGGGCGATAGCCGGGTTAGGCAAGGGCGCAGCGCCCGCAGCGCAGCGAGGACGAACGGCCCTTGCCGTTCCGGTGCGCCTGCCAGGCTGAAGCGATCGGGAAGGCAGAGGGGGAGGGCTGCCCGGCATGGCCGGGGCCGTCGCGGGGAGCGCATCGCGCGGGGACAACTCCGGGTTTCGCGCTTTGCGCGGGTGTCTTTCCACCCCGGCCTGATGAGGGTGCGCGTGTCCGGTTCGTGCGGAGGTTTCTACCGGTCGCGGTGGTGAGCTGGGGGTTGAAGAGTAAAGCCGAACGTGACGAGCTTGGTTTGTCCGGACTTACTTTTCAATTTCGGCGAGGCGGACGCGTTGGCGGGCATAAGGGCCGGGTCTGGGTCTCCAGCGGTGCTGCTGCCCGCGCCTCCGTGAGCTCCTGCCGGACCCGCCGCACTGAAGACTTAACCCGACCGTTGCAAGATCCCCTGAAGAGTAAGTCCGGAACCTGAAGAGATGACCCGCACCGGACAGCGCGCTTCCACCTTCCCAACCCGCTGACCTGCATCGGGGAGAGCAAGATAGGCGATCAGGTGCCCTGATCGCGGATTGAGTCTTCCGACAAGTCGGATTACTCGGCCAAACTGATGTTTGTCATCCCCTGTCGGGGTCGCTTCGCTGGGGAGGAGTCGGCCACCGTGACGCACGGCGAGCAGGCGATACCGCCTCAACCAGCCAGCGCAGCGGCCCGCCGTCCGGCGGCCCGCCGGCCGGTGGCGCGACTTCGCCGGCAGCGCGGTGGACGGCCGCATGTGGTCAAGGTGAGGTTGTCCACCGCGGAGAAAGTGAAGATCGAGGCACGAGCCATGAATCTTGGAGTCAGCGTCCAGCGCCTGCTGGTGGAAGCCGCGCTGGCGACCAACAGGCTGACCCTGACGGAGCGGCGCTCCCATGTGATCGAGCTGATGGCTTTGCGGCGGCTGGTCACCGCACTGAGTAACAACCTCAACCAACTGGCCCGGGTCGCCAACGCCAGCGGCAATGTACCCCGCGCCTTCGGCCCGACCTCGGCGGCAATCGCCCGCGCCGCCAACCGGCTGGATGCCGCAGTCGCGACGTTCATGGGAGAGGGCCAGTGAACGCGAAAATCAGGGTGCCCTACGGCGATGACCTCCCAGGTCTGATCGGCTACCTCTTCGGCCCGGGCAAAGCGAACGAGCACACCGATCCCCATTTGGTCGCCAGCTCCGAGCACGTGGAGCTGGCCGGCGCACCGCGCTTCCAGCAGCCTGGTGAGCTACAAGCCGCCAAGATCGAATTGGATCGGACCCGCCGCACCCTGGGCAGTGATATCGCCGGCGGATATGTCTGGCACTGCTCGCTGAGCCTGCCGCCTGACGACCGCCAGCTCACCGATGCGGAATGGGGTGAGATCGCCCGCGAGGTCATCCGGCGTCTTGGATTCGACACCTCCACCGGAAAAGCGCCATGCCGGTGGATCGCCGTGCGACACGGTCTGTCTACCGGCGGAAACGATCACATCCACCTGGCGGTCAATCTGGTGCGCGAGGACGGTACCAAGGCCAACACCTTCAAGGACTTCGTGAAGGTGAGCAAGGCCTGTGCTGAGTTCGAGCGCCGCTATGCCTTGCAGGTGGTCGACGGCAGGCCCGGCGCAGGAATGCCTGGATTGAAACGAGGCGAAATGGAACGAGCGCGCCGTGAAGGCCGCGATGAGCCCGACCGTCTTCGACTGGCGCGCAGCGTCCGAGCGTGCGCGACGGCAGCCCAGGACGAGGCCGAGTTCGTGCGTCGGCTTCGTCGCGCCGGCGTGCTCGCTCGCCCGCGTTATGCCCCCGGCGGCAGGCAGGCGGTGATCGGCTATTCGGTCGCGCTACGGCCCGACGACGGCGCCTCTCCCATCTGGTACGGCGGCGGCAAACTCGCTGCCGACCTGACCCTGACCCGGCTGCGGGAAGGCTGGCATTCCACCCCCGACGGCCTGCGCAATGCGGCCAGCGCCTGGCGGACCCCGAACAGTCGTCCTCAGACAGCGCCGGAACGCACCGTCTACGGAGGTCACACCTGGGAACAAGCCGCCCAGGTCGTCACTCATGTGCGCGCCCAACTGGCGCAGGTGCCCGTCGACGACCTCGATGCTTGGGCCAGCGCGGCCCGGCAGACTGCCGGCGTTCTCGCCGCGTGGTCCAGCCGCCTGGAGACCCGCGGCGCCGGGCCGTTGGCCAAGGCAGCCAACGCGTTGGCCCGCTCAGCACAGACCTCTCCAGCCACACCGCGCCGGTCCCCTCACCGCAGCGCGGTCCGCGACCTGCGCGGCGTGGCGATCGTCGCCCTGCAGGCCACTCCTCGTGGACGTGGAGACAGCGGTCAGGTGATGTTGCTGCGTCAGCTGACCCGTCTGATGGAGGCCATCCATGACGCGCATCTGGCGCGCGGCCAAGCCCGTCAGGCGCAGCTGCTGGCCGCGGTCGCTCGAGAGGACCTCGCAGGATTACACCGC from the Streptosporangium lutulentum genome contains:
- a CDS encoding plasmid mobilization protein, which translates into the protein MTHGEQAIPPQPASAAARRPAARRPVARLRRQRGGRPHVVKVRLSTAEKVKIEARAMNLGVSVQRLLVEAALATNRLTLTERRSHVIELMALRRLVTALSNNLNQLARVANASGNVPRAFGPTSAAIARAANRLDAAVATFMGEGQ
- a CDS encoding relaxase/mobilization nuclease domain-containing protein; amino-acid sequence: MNAKIRVPYGDDLPGLIGYLFGPGKANEHTDPHLVASSEHVELAGAPRFQQPGELQAAKIELDRTRRTLGSDIAGGYVWHCSLSLPPDDRQLTDAEWGEIAREVIRRLGFDTSTGKAPCRWIAVRHGLSTGGNDHIHLAVNLVREDGTKANTFKDFVKVSKACAEFERRYALQVVDGRPGAGMPGLKRGEMERARREGRDEPDRLRLARSVRACATAAQDEAEFVRRLRRAGVLARPRYAPGGRQAVIGYSVALRPDDGASPIWYGGGKLAADLTLTRLREGWHSTPDGLRNAASAWRTPNSRPQTAPERTVYGGHTWEQAAQVVTHVRAQLAQVPVDDLDAWASAARQTAGVLAAWSSRLETRGAGPLAKAANALARSAQTSPATPRRSPHRSAVRDLRGVAIVALQATPRGRGDSGQVMLLRQLTRLMEAIHDAHLARGQARQAQLLAAVAREDLAGLHRTIGLPIEAGVPAQARREAFELDLH
- a CDS encoding VUT family protein, which translates into the protein MIVRFAVVAAYLATIVAANQLTAQFGPLPMGLGLTATAGTYAAGATLLMRDVAHDIGGRPMVVLAIIGGTILSAVVTTPRLALTSGVAFLVAETADMLIYVPLRRRGWVRAVLVSNLLGSIVDTALFLVIAGLPVLAGAPGQLLGKFWASAVAVAVVLIVRLMAVSHAVSG